The Fulvivirga ligni genome window below encodes:
- a CDS encoding YheT family hydrolase — MPLVDSNYKPPFYLKNPHLATIIPSSFRKIKGVVYQRERIETSDNDFLDLDWLKKGRQKLVIISHGLEGSTGRPYVQGMAKYLYQNGWDVLAWNCRSCSGEMNKTARFYHHGATEDLSEVIEYAVNQYGYNNIALIGFSMGGSLSLKYAGEKGNEIPNEVMASIAFSVPVDLASSVEKLAEKQNDFYRKRFLRKLEEKIKIKAESFPELIKYQGFDHIKYFPDFDNIYTAPLHGFKNAEDFYHKASANEYVYNTTIPVLIVNAVNDPFLGDKCYPYKEADASDKVYLETPHHGGHVGFSLAGSEFNYMEKRALEFLNEQGL; from the coding sequence ATGCCACTAGTAGATTCCAATTACAAGCCCCCATTTTATCTCAAAAATCCTCACTTAGCCACTATAATCCCTAGTAGCTTCAGAAAGATCAAAGGTGTAGTATATCAGAGAGAAAGAATTGAAACCAGCGACAATGACTTTCTGGATTTGGATTGGCTAAAAAAAGGCCGTCAGAAGCTAGTTATTATCTCTCATGGTCTCGAAGGCAGCACAGGTAGACCTTACGTACAGGGCATGGCCAAATACCTCTATCAAAATGGTTGGGATGTATTAGCATGGAATTGTAGAAGCTGTAGTGGAGAAATGAACAAGACAGCAAGATTCTACCATCATGGTGCCACCGAAGATTTAAGCGAGGTGATAGAATATGCTGTAAATCAATATGGTTATAACAATATCGCTCTCATTGGTTTTAGTATGGGAGGCAGCTTAAGCCTGAAATATGCTGGTGAAAAAGGTAATGAAATTCCTAACGAAGTAATGGCATCCATAGCCTTCTCTGTTCCTGTAGACTTGGCATCTAGTGTTGAAAAGCTAGCAGAGAAGCAAAACGACTTCTATCGAAAGAGATTTTTAAGAAAGCTTGAGGAGAAAATAAAGATAAAGGCCGAGAGTTTCCCGGAACTTATTAAGTATCAGGGTTTCGATCATATCAAATATTTTCCTGATTTTGACAATATCTACACAGCACCGCTTCATGGATTTAAGAATGCTGAGGATTTCTATCACAAAGCCAGTGCAAATGAATACGTCTATAATACCACTATTCCAGTGCTTATTGTAAATGCCGTTAACGATCCATTCCTGGGAGATAAATGCTATCCATATAAAGAGGCAGATGCATCCGATAAGGTTTATTTAGAAACACCACATCACGGTGGCCACGTTGGGTTCTCTTTAGCTGGTTCTGAATTTAACTATATGGAAAAGAGAGCTCTGGAATTTCTTAATGAGCAAGGTCTTTAA
- a CDS encoding CHASE3 domain-containing protein, translated as MRTRFLEFVKSNYITVALSLLMLLILIGAAFTFYNRQVMVENTILQKQTEAVKENLNNIFESDLRRMDLGLRGYALTKNEQLLQPYNDGINEIQYTIKNIDSLLRAQKLDTLVDEFNKFQGNLESFINVMKQLRAYADEGNQEAFVALLNEDKGFDLWNAWAPIFFKAQAYEDELLEHARESYQSAQNRNLVIQIILILFSIPTIASVVYRLKKNSRNRSKLLKTFSDYNRTYVFNPGTEISDDYEVIIDNSIGNLKKASTFIKEITKGNYTINWEGLDNENKKLNKDNLVGDLIKMRDQMKEVKDEGDRRLWSTDGLAKFSDVARRNQNSFEQLTLEVVKFLANYLEAQQGSLFVIQDEDKNDDPYLELMACYAFDKKKYLEKKIDIGKGLVGQTYLEGQTVVLTDLPQGYINITSGLGDATPGCVIIVPMKYNERTEAVFELARFEPFAPHEIDFLEKAGEVMASSIYSTKINERTSVLLQQSREQAEAMRAQEEELRQNMEEMQATQEEMRRREQERERERLAQQNNSDH; from the coding sequence ATGCGCACACGTTTTTTAGAGTTTGTAAAGTCAAACTATATTACAGTGGCCTTATCCTTACTAATGCTTTTAATTCTCATTGGGGCCGCATTTACTTTTTATAATCGTCAGGTAATGGTTGAAAACACCATTCTTCAAAAGCAGACAGAAGCGGTAAAAGAGAATCTCAACAATATTTTTGAAAGTGACTTGAGAAGAATGGATTTAGGTCTTCGTGGTTATGCACTTACTAAAAATGAGCAGTTATTACAACCATACAATGATGGTATAAATGAGATTCAGTATACTATTAAAAATATTGACTCGCTCCTTAGAGCCCAAAAATTAGATACTCTGGTAGACGAATTCAATAAATTTCAGGGCAACCTTGAATCTTTCATAAATGTAATGAAGCAACTGCGTGCTTATGCTGATGAAGGCAACCAAGAAGCTTTTGTTGCATTGCTTAATGAAGATAAAGGTTTTGATCTATGGAATGCCTGGGCACCAATATTCTTTAAAGCACAGGCTTATGAAGATGAGCTGTTAGAACATGCCAGAGAATCTTATCAGAGTGCTCAAAATAGGAATTTGGTGATTCAAATCATTCTTATTCTATTTAGCATTCCTACCATTGCTTCAGTAGTTTACAGATTAAAGAAAAATTCCAGAAACCGTAGTAAACTATTGAAAACCTTCTCAGATTATAATCGCACGTATGTTTTTAATCCTGGAACAGAAATATCTGATGACTATGAAGTAATCATAGACAATTCAATAGGAAATTTAAAAAAGGCGTCAACTTTCATAAAGGAAATTACGAAAGGTAATTATACTATTAACTGGGAAGGTCTTGACAATGAAAACAAAAAACTTAATAAGGATAATCTGGTAGGTGATCTGATTAAAATGAGAGATCAGATGAAAGAGGTGAAAGACGAGGGGGACAGAAGGCTGTGGAGTACCGATGGACTTGCTAAATTTTCAGATGTCGCCAGGAGAAATCAGAACAGTTTTGAGCAACTTACCCTTGAGGTAGTGAAGTTCCTTGCTAATTATCTCGAAGCCCAACAGGGCTCTTTATTCGTCATACAGGATGAGGATAAAAATGACGACCCTTATTTAGAATTAATGGCTTGCTATGCCTTCGACAAAAAGAAATATTTAGAAAAGAAAATAGACATAGGAAAGGGGCTGGTGGGGCAAACCTACCTTGAGGGCCAAACGGTGGTACTTACAGATTTACCTCAAGGATATATTAACATCACTTCTGGTTTAGGAGATGCTACGCCGGGTTGTGTCATTATAGTACCTATGAAATATAATGAAAGGACGGAGGCAGTATTTGAGCTAGCAAGGTTTGAACCTTTTGCACCTCATGAAATTGATTTCTTAGAGAAAGCGGGAGAGGTTATGGCTTCTTCAATCTATTCAACTAAGATTAACGAACGCACGAGTGTTCTCTTACAGCAATCTAGAGAGCAAGCTGAGGCCATGAGAGCTCAGGAAGAAGAGCTAAGACAAAACATGGAAGAAATGCAGGCCACTCAGGAAGAGATGCGTAGAAGAGAGCAGGAGAGGGAGCGTGAGAGATTAGCCCAGCAAAATAATTCTGACCATTAA
- the treF gene encoding alpha,alpha-trehalase TreF: MKYFNKYLYTILAATLLFSCTPKTSEQLSSEAAKEPFNFYQTQFFKDVQLSGVYPDSKTFVDCTPKASLEEIVNNYNEEKEAEGFQIIDFVNQYFELPETPVTGYETDTSESMQQHVVGLWNVLTRQPESQAKNTSLIPLPNPYIVPGGRFREIYYWDSYFTMEGLMLSGQKDMAKNMVDNFSFLIDSIGFIPNGNRDYYRGRSQPPFYALMVDLMASDNRDLFVSYLPFLEKEYNFWMDGKESLSSENPEHRRVVMLDDSVILNRYWDNYALPRPESYREDYKLVEENNLDSVTTYRHLRAGAESGWDYSSRWLRDKQNLSTIHTTDIIPIDLNTLLYFLEVKIAQGYNWEGDLEKAQFYLDQAQKRKEAIDKYLWDGASGFYVDYDFKAKQPTGVLSLAGAYPLFFKIATKPQAKSVSERLINEFLQPGGFVTTLNKTGQQWDSPNGWAPLQWISINGLYNYGYSDEGNDAAERWLTRNREVYKATGKMMEKYNVMDLALLAGGGEYPLQDGFGWTNGVDIALSKILEDKKVLEEMVEHQD; encoded by the coding sequence ATGAAATACTTCAATAAATATCTTTATACCATTTTAGCAGCAACATTACTCTTTAGCTGCACACCTAAAACTTCCGAACAACTCAGTTCTGAAGCGGCTAAGGAACCGTTTAATTTCTATCAAACACAATTTTTCAAAGATGTGCAGCTTTCAGGTGTTTACCCAGATTCAAAAACATTTGTAGACTGTACTCCAAAAGCTTCATTGGAAGAAATAGTGAATAACTATAATGAGGAGAAAGAAGCTGAAGGTTTTCAAATCATTGACTTTGTAAATCAATATTTTGAACTGCCTGAGACACCTGTAACTGGTTATGAAACAGATACTTCTGAAAGCATGCAACAGCATGTGGTCGGATTATGGAATGTACTAACTCGTCAGCCAGAATCCCAGGCTAAAAATACTTCTCTTATTCCATTGCCTAATCCATACATTGTACCAGGTGGCCGATTTAGAGAAATCTATTATTGGGATAGCTATTTTACTATGGAAGGTTTAATGCTATCTGGTCAAAAGGACATGGCGAAGAACATGGTAGATAATTTCTCTTTTTTAATTGATTCGATAGGCTTTATTCCTAACGGGAACCGCGATTACTATAGAGGTCGTTCACAACCCCCATTTTATGCTCTTATGGTGGATTTGATGGCCTCTGACAATAGAGATTTGTTCGTAAGCTACCTGCCATTTCTGGAAAAAGAATATAATTTTTGGATGGATGGTAAAGAGTCACTTAGTAGTGAGAATCCTGAGCATCGTAGAGTGGTTATGCTGGATGACAGCGTTATATTAAATAGATACTGGGACAACTATGCCTTGCCAAGACCTGAGAGCTATCGTGAAGATTATAAGTTGGTGGAAGAAAATAACCTTGACTCTGTAACCACCTACAGACACCTGAGAGCAGGAGCAGAGTCCGGCTGGGATTATAGCAGCAGATGGCTTAGGGATAAACAAAACTTAAGTACAATCCATACTACAGACATCATTCCTATAGATCTGAATACTTTGCTCTATTTTCTGGAAGTAAAAATAGCTCAGGGCTATAACTGGGAAGGAGATCTGGAAAAAGCTCAATTTTATCTGGACCAGGCTCAGAAAAGAAAAGAGGCCATTGATAAATACTTGTGGGATGGAGCTTCTGGCTTTTATGTAGATTATGACTTTAAGGCAAAGCAACCAACTGGTGTATTATCTTTAGCTGGTGCATATCCGTTGTTCTTCAAAATAGCAACGAAACCGCAAGCCAAATCGGTTTCAGAGAGGTTGATTAATGAATTTCTTCAACCAGGCGGATTTGTAACTACATTAAATAAAACTGGCCAGCAGTGGGATTCACCTAATGGCTGGGCTCCACTTCAATGGATCAGTATCAACGGTCTTTATAACTATGGTTATTCTGATGAAGGTAACGATGCCGCAGAAAGGTGGTTAACTAGAAACCGTGAGGTATACAAAGCCACTGGTAAAATGATGGAGAAGTATAATGTGATGGACTTAGCATTGCTTGCCGGAGGGGGAGAGTACCCATTACAAGATGGTTTTGGATGGACAAATGGAGTTGATATTGCTTTAAGTAAAATATTGGAAGACAAGAAAGTATTAGAAGAAATGGTGGAGCATCAAGACTAG
- a CDS encoding vanadium-dependent haloperoxidase — MRITLKKAVIIFLSVVIVSCKEQKKQVAVNADAMHDAMQKLTDVIVHDIFSPPVASRIYAYPSIAAYEILALNDSSYKSLAGQLNEFTSIPKPDNAIDYNVAAINAFLLGGKKLIFSEEKMEEYRQAWLKSVEDQGLEEEILNNSLAYSQQVVDHIFTWASTDYYKETRTFQKYSISDDPDKWQPTPPAYLEAIEPHWSKIRPFVIDSASQFMPPKPTHFDMAEGTDFYNDALKVYTTGKELDEDQRAIASFWDCNPYVMNVHGHVMFATKKITPGGHWMGIVKIACKKAEADLMKTAEAYALTSVALADGFISCWDEKYRSNLIRPETVINKYIDENWTPVLQTPPFPEYPSGHSVISTAAGIALTSIFGENFHFVDSTEVKYGMPPREFNSFKEASQEAAISRLYGGIHYMPAINNGVEEGRAVGEFVVKNLELKKRG; from the coding sequence ATGAGAATTACATTAAAAAAAGCTGTTATCATTTTTTTGAGTGTTGTTATAGTTAGCTGTAAAGAACAAAAGAAGCAGGTAGCGGTAAATGCAGACGCCATGCATGATGCTATGCAAAAGCTAACTGATGTCATTGTTCATGATATTTTCTCTCCGCCTGTAGCGAGTAGAATATATGCCTACCCCAGCATAGCCGCTTATGAGATTCTAGCACTGAATGACTCTAGCTATAAATCCTTGGCCGGACAGCTCAATGAATTTACCAGCATCCCCAAACCAGATAATGCTATTGATTATAATGTAGCTGCCATAAATGCCTTCTTATTGGGAGGAAAAAAGCTAATCTTCTCGGAAGAGAAAATGGAGGAGTATAGGCAAGCATGGTTAAAATCCGTAGAGGATCAGGGTTTAGAGGAAGAAATTTTGAATAATTCATTGGCCTATTCTCAGCAAGTGGTAGACCATATTTTTACCTGGGCAAGTACAGATTACTATAAGGAAACACGGACTTTCCAAAAATACTCTATTAGTGATGATCCGGATAAATGGCAACCAACGCCTCCTGCATATCTGGAGGCCATAGAACCTCATTGGAGTAAAATAAGGCCTTTCGTTATTGATTCTGCTAGCCAATTTATGCCACCTAAGCCAACTCATTTCGATATGGCAGAAGGTACGGACTTTTATAATGATGCACTGAAAGTTTACACCACAGGAAAAGAACTAGATGAGGATCAGAGAGCAATAGCCAGTTTTTGGGATTGCAATCCCTATGTTATGAATGTACACGGACATGTGATGTTTGCTACCAAAAAAATCACTCCGGGAGGGCACTGGATGGGTATTGTTAAAATTGCATGTAAAAAAGCGGAAGCTGACTTGATGAAAACAGCAGAAGCCTATGCACTTACTTCTGTGGCACTTGCAGACGGTTTTATTAGCTGCTGGGATGAAAAGTATAGAAGTAATTTAATAAGACCAGAAACAGTAATTAATAAGTATATAGATGAAAACTGGACGCCTGTTTTACAGACACCACCATTTCCAGAATATCCTAGTGGACATAGCGTAATTAGCACCGCCGCGGGCATAGCATTGACATCAATATTTGGCGAAAATTTTCACTTTGTAGATAGCACAGAGGTTAAATATGGCATGCCACCAAGAGAATTTAACTCGTTTAAAGAAGCCTCTCAGGAAGCTGCTATTAGTCGATTATACGGAGGAATACACTATATGCCTGCCATCAATAATGGTGTAGAAGAGGGTAGAGCCGTCGGTGAATTTGTAGTTAAGAATCTGGAACTTAAGAAACGAGGATAG